One window from the genome of Paenibacillus azoreducens encodes:
- a CDS encoding peptide ABC transporter substrate-binding protein codes for MRRKTLLTLLTMLLVVGTVLAGCGSKNGGSKGNSAAAKDQVLHINLSSEPPTFDPAQAQDSQSNTVLNMMYEGLVRLDESNKPIPGVAEKWDVSSDGLKYVFHLRKDAKWSNGDPLTAKDFVFAWQRVLDPSTTPAPPYAYQLYYIKGAEEYNNKKTTDFSQVGVKATDDNTLEVTLKNPTPYFLSLTSFYTFFPVHQSVKDNAKWATDPKSMISNGAFTMTTWTTGQKIEVSKNANYWDNKDIKLNKITMSLSNSGATELSSYRSGQLDFAGMPNGEIPTDQIPAIKKELKDELNLKPIGGVYYYLFNVTAKPFDNEKIRKAFAMAISRQEIVEKVTQSEEKPAFGFVPPGIAGEKAEYRTEHKDDFFTENADEAKKLLQEGMKEEGYTTLPPITLIYNSSDKHKKIALAVADMWKKNLGVDVKTENQEWGVFLKNRRNLNYQIARSGWSPDYNDPMTFFDLWTSKSGNNDTGFKNKEYDALISDAHSSSDNAKRMDDFSKAETLLIKDQQVLMPIYYYTNVALIKPNLKGVNINYAGQVDFTRAYFE; via the coding sequence ATGCTCCTTGTAGTAGGCACCGTTCTTGCGGGTTGCGGCTCCAAGAATGGAGGCAGCAAAGGAAACTCCGCCGCTGCCAAAGATCAAGTGCTGCATATTAACCTTAGCTCCGAGCCGCCGACTTTTGATCCGGCTCAAGCGCAAGACAGCCAGTCTAATACAGTCTTGAATATGATGTATGAAGGTCTGGTCCGCTTGGATGAAAGTAATAAACCAATCCCCGGTGTTGCCGAGAAATGGGATGTTTCTTCCGATGGATTGAAATACGTTTTCCATCTTCGCAAAGACGCGAAATGGAGCAACGGCGATCCTCTAACGGCGAAAGATTTCGTCTTTGCCTGGCAGCGTGTGCTTGACCCAAGCACGACACCGGCCCCTCCTTATGCTTACCAGTTGTATTACATTAAAGGTGCCGAAGAATACAATAACAAGAAAACCACGGATTTTTCTCAAGTTGGCGTCAAAGCAACCGACGACAACACATTGGAAGTCACCTTAAAGAACCCAACCCCTTATTTCCTTAGCTTGACTTCGTTTTACACTTTCTTCCCGGTTCACCAATCCGTCAAGGACAACGCGAAATGGGCTACCGATCCGAAATCGATGATTTCAAACGGAGCATTCACGATGACAACTTGGACAACCGGCCAAAAGATCGAAGTTTCGAAAAACGCGAACTATTGGGATAACAAAGATATCAAGCTAAACAAAATTACGATGTCCCTTTCCAACAGCGGAGCAACCGAGCTGTCCAGTTACAGAAGCGGCCAGTTGGATTTTGCGGGTATGCCGAACGGGGAAATTCCTACCGACCAAATACCTGCGATCAAAAAAGAACTGAAGGACGAGCTTAACCTTAAGCCTATCGGCGGCGTGTATTACTATCTGTTCAACGTAACCGCCAAACCGTTCGATAATGAAAAAATCCGCAAAGCCTTTGCGATGGCGATCAGCCGCCAGGAAATCGTCGAGAAAGTAACGCAAAGCGAAGAAAAACCTGCATTCGGATTCGTACCTCCGGGAATCGCTGGCGAAAAAGCAGAGTACCGCACCGAGCATAAAGACGATTTCTTTACTGAAAATGCAGATGAAGCGAAAAAACTGCTTCAAGAAGGTATGAAGGAAGAAGGTTATACTACCCTTCCGCCAATTACTTTGATTTACAACTCCAGTGACAAGCATAAGAAAATTGCTTTGGCTGTCGCCGACATGTGGAAGAAAAACCTGGGAGTCGACGTGAAAACGGAAAATCAGGAGTGGGGCGTGTTCCTCAAAAACCGCAGAAACCTGAACTACCAGATCGCACGCTCAGGCTGGAGTCCGGACTACAACGATCCAATGACTTTCTTTGACCTGTGGACTTCGAAGAGCGGCAATAATGACACAGGATTCAAAAACAAAGAATATGACGCTTTAATTAGCGATGCTCATAGTTCTTCAGATAATGCCAAGCGCATGGATGATTTCTCGAAAGCCGAAACTCTTTTGATCAAGGATCAACAAGTGCTGATGCCGATTTACTACTACACCAACGTGGCACTGATCAAACCGAACCTGAAAGGCGTAAACATCAATTATGCCGGTCAAGTTGATTTTACGCGGGCTTACTTTGAGTAA
- a CDS encoding ABC transporter permease: MVRYVAKKFFYMLLSLFILISATFFLMKAIPGDPFMSEKKVPPEIQARLMEQYGLDKPVYEQYFKYLGDIATGDFGISMKHQNQEVTGIILDTFSASLKLGLCAIVISIIVGILLGMLAALYHRKLIDNVAMVLAVLGIAVPSFVLASLIQFIFAEKLGWFNVMGFDGPLDYVLPVAALSAQPIAFIARLTRSSMLEVLHADYIKTAKAKGLNWLTIMFRHVIRNGILPVVTYVGPMTANIITGSVVIEQIFGIGGIGKVFVDCITNRDYTMIMGVTIFYGILLMLARFLTDIVYVLVDPRIKLTGGKEG, translated from the coding sequence ATGGTTCGTTACGTAGCCAAAAAGTTTTTTTATATGCTGCTATCATTGTTCATATTGATATCGGCGACATTTTTCCTGATGAAAGCCATACCTGGGGATCCTTTCATGTCTGAAAAAAAGGTTCCGCCTGAAATACAAGCCCGTTTAATGGAACAATATGGACTCGATAAACCGGTTTATGAGCAGTATTTTAAATATCTGGGCGATATCGCTACAGGTGATTTTGGCATATCGATGAAACATCAGAACCAAGAAGTTACGGGTATCATACTGGATACGTTTTCCGCTTCCTTAAAGCTCGGATTGTGTGCGATCGTTATCTCTATCATTGTCGGTATTTTGCTCGGCATGCTCGCAGCCCTCTATCATCGCAAGCTGATCGATAATGTGGCGATGGTTCTAGCGGTGCTGGGAATTGCCGTACCAAGCTTCGTACTGGCGTCCTTGATTCAGTTCATCTTCGCCGAGAAGCTCGGATGGTTTAATGTTATGGGCTTTGACGGTCCGCTTGATTATGTGCTGCCTGTGGCGGCTTTATCTGCGCAACCGATTGCCTTTATTGCACGCCTGACCCGATCCAGCATGCTGGAAGTGCTTCATGCCGATTATATCAAGACAGCGAAGGCGAAAGGCCTGAACTGGCTGACCATTATGTTCAGACACGTGATCCGCAACGGCATTTTGCCTGTCGTTACCTATGTTGGCCCGATGACAGCCAATATTATCACGGGTTCTGTCGTCATCGAGCAGATTTTCGGAATCGGCGGAATTGGCAAAGTGTTCGTTGATTGTATCACAAACCGTGACTATACCATGATTATGGGTGTGACCATTTTCTACGGCATTTTGCTGATGCTTGCCCGTTTTTTGACAGATATCGTATATGTGCTGGTTGATCCGCGTATTAAATTGACCGGCGGGAAGGAGGGTTGA
- a CDS encoding ABC transporter permease: protein MAANDTALTSAHAELTPEDFRKIGVDEKQAEVIQRESISAWRDAWQRLRKNKMAMTSLIVLFIIILTAVIGPMISKYNYYSNDLLNTNQPPSKDHWFGTDDLGRDMFVRTWMGARISLTVGLAAALIDLMIGVIYGGIMGFFGGRVDAIMNKFSEILYSIPYMLVTILLLVVFEPSIGTIILALTITGWINMSWIVRGEIMQLKNREFILASRSMGAGSGRLLFRHLLPNAVGPIIVTLTLSVPNAIFSEAFLSFLGLGVQAPVASLGSMINDALTGWMYYPWRMLFPAILISLTMLAFNIFGDGLRDALDPKLK from the coding sequence GTGGCAGCAAATGATACAGCGTTGACGAGCGCCCATGCGGAACTAACGCCAGAAGACTTCCGTAAAATCGGCGTGGATGAAAAGCAGGCCGAGGTCATCCAGCGGGAAAGTATTTCGGCGTGGAGAGACGCATGGCAGCGTCTGCGCAAAAACAAAATGGCGATGACCAGTCTGATTGTGCTTTTTATCATTATTTTGACGGCAGTAATCGGCCCGATGATTTCCAAATATAACTACTATTCGAATGATCTGCTTAATACGAACCAGCCGCCGTCCAAAGATCATTGGTTCGGAACCGATGATCTCGGCCGGGATATGTTCGTCCGGACTTGGATGGGCGCCCGCATCTCGCTTACGGTCGGCCTTGCGGCTGCCCTGATCGACCTCATGATTGGCGTGATTTATGGCGGGATCATGGGCTTCTTCGGCGGACGCGTGGATGCAATCATGAATAAATTTTCGGAAATTTTATATTCGATTCCTTATATGCTGGTAACGATCCTGCTGCTGGTGGTTTTTGAGCCAAGTATCGGAACCATTATTCTGGCTTTGACCATCACGGGCTGGATCAACATGTCCTGGATTGTGCGCGGCGAGATCATGCAGCTCAAGAACAGGGAATTCATCTTGGCATCCCGTTCCATGGGCGCAGGCTCGGGCCGACTTTTGTTCAGGCATCTGCTTCCTAATGCGGTAGGTCCGATTATTGTCACGTTGACGTTGTCGGTGCCTAACGCAATCTTCTCGGAAGCTTTCCTGAGCTTCCTTGGTCTAGGCGTACAAGCTCCGGTGGCATCGCTTGGTTCGATGATCAACGACGCGCTGACAGGATGGATGTATTATCCTTGGCGGATGCTTTTCCCGGCGATTCTGATCAGTTTGACCATGCTTGCATTTAACATTTTCGGTGATGGCCTCCGCGATGCGCTCGATCCGAAATTGAAATAA
- a CDS encoding ABC transporter ATP-binding protein: MEPILQVKNLQVSFNVKGGEVKAVRGMNFEIGKGETVAIVGESGSGKSVTAQTIMRLIPSPPSQIKSGEIIFQGEDILKKSNKQMEAIRGKDIGMIFQDPMTSLNPTIKVGRQITEVLMKHQKMSKEEAKNRAIEMLKLVGIKNPEERFGQYPHEFSGGMRQRAMIAIALACNPALLIADEPTTALDVTIQAQIMDVMKEMQQKFGTSIILITHDLGVVAGMCDRVIVMYAGEVVETGTKWEIFKNPQHPYTKGLLRSMPRLDQKKNEPLIPIIGTPPDLIKPPVGCAFCARCDEAMKVCERLNPGSTEFSETHTARCWNLHEMAKEVHSS; the protein is encoded by the coding sequence GTGGAACCGATTTTGCAAGTCAAAAACCTGCAGGTCTCTTTTAACGTAAAAGGCGGAGAAGTTAAGGCCGTACGCGGCATGAACTTTGAAATAGGGAAAGGGGAAACGGTAGCGATCGTCGGTGAATCGGGGAGCGGTAAAAGCGTGACCGCCCAGACGATTATGCGCCTCATCCCGTCTCCGCCATCCCAAATCAAAAGCGGCGAAATTATTTTTCAGGGTGAAGATATCCTGAAAAAATCCAATAAACAGATGGAAGCCATCCGCGGTAAAGATATCGGCATGATCTTCCAGGATCCGATGACTTCCCTCAATCCTACCATTAAGGTTGGCAGACAAATCACGGAAGTGCTGATGAAGCATCAAAAGATGTCGAAAGAAGAAGCGAAAAACCGCGCCATCGAGATGCTGAAACTTGTAGGCATTAAAAACCCGGAGGAGCGTTTCGGGCAATATCCACATGAATTCTCCGGCGGGATGCGTCAACGCGCCATGATCGCTATTGCGCTGGCGTGCAATCCGGCGCTTCTGATTGCCGACGAACCGACGACGGCACTGGACGTGACGATTCAGGCGCAAATTATGGATGTCATGAAGGAGATGCAGCAAAAGTTCGGTACTTCCATCATCCTGATTACGCATGACCTCGGCGTTGTTGCCGGCATGTGCGACCGCGTTATCGTTATGTATGCGGGCGAAGTCGTGGAAACCGGAACGAAGTGGGAGATTTTCAAGAATCCTCAGCATCCTTATACAAAAGGTTTGCTCCGTTCCATGCCGCGTCTCGATCAGAAGAAAAACGAACCGCTCATTCCGATCATCGGCACGCCGCCGGACTTGATCAAACCGCCGGTCGGCTGCGCGTTCTGTGCACGCTGCGACGAAGCGATGAAAGTTTGCGAGCGCCTGAATCCGGGTTCCACGGAATTCAGCGAAACTCATACGGCCCGCTGCTGGAACCTGCATGAGATGGCGAAGGAGGTTCATTCGTCATGA
- a CDS encoding ABC transporter ATP-binding protein, with amino-acid sequence MKDNHLIEVEGLKKYFNVGGGKIVKAVDNINFFIREGETLGMVGESGCGKSTAGRTILRLYEPTGGSVRFNGTDIYKLSPGKMKAMRRDMQMIFQDPYASLNPRFTVSDIIGEALDIHKLAGSRKERKKRIEELLDMVGLNPDHATRYPHEFSGGQRQRIGIARALAVNPKFIICDEPISALDVSIQAQVVNLLKELQERLGLTYLFIAHDLSMVKHISDRVAVMYLGKMVELADSEELYANPIHPYTKTLLSAIPIPDPEIEENKKRILLNDELSGPIHSAKGDNGAQEEDTRLVEVSKGHWVAAPYA; translated from the coding sequence ATGAAAGACAACCATTTGATTGAAGTCGAAGGATTGAAAAAATATTTTAACGTCGGCGGCGGCAAAATCGTCAAAGCCGTTGATAATATCAATTTCTTTATCCGTGAAGGGGAAACGCTCGGTATGGTCGGCGAATCCGGCTGTGGCAAGTCGACGGCTGGACGCACCATACTCCGGCTGTATGAGCCTACCGGCGGCAGCGTCCGGTTTAACGGAACCGATATCTACAAACTGTCGCCCGGCAAAATGAAAGCTATGCGCCGCGATATGCAGATGATCTTCCAGGATCCGTACGCATCGTTGAATCCGCGCTTTACCGTTTCGGACATCATCGGCGAAGCGCTGGATATTCACAAGCTGGCGGGAAGCCGCAAGGAACGGAAAAAGCGGATCGAGGAGCTGCTGGATATGGTCGGACTTAATCCCGATCATGCTACGCGTTATCCGCATGAATTTTCCGGGGGACAGCGCCAGCGGATCGGCATTGCCCGGGCGCTTGCGGTCAACCCTAAATTCATTATTTGCGACGAGCCGATTTCTGCGCTTGACGTTTCCATCCAGGCGCAGGTGGTCAACCTGCTGAAAGAACTGCAGGAACGTCTCGGATTGACTTATTTGTTTATTGCGCATGATTTGTCCATGGTCAAGCATATCAGCGACCGCGTAGCCGTGATGTATCTTGGCAAAATGGTGGAACTTGCGGATAGCGAAGAGCTTTACGCCAATCCGATCCACCCTTACACGAAGACGCTGTTGTCGGCCATCCCGATTCCGGATCCGGAAATCGAGGAGAATAAAAAGCGGATTTTGCTGAATGACGAGCTTTCGGGCCCGATTCATTCGGCAAAAGGAGATAATGGCGCGCAGGAGGAAGACACAAGGCTGGTTGAAGTATCAAAAGGCCATTGGGTTGCCGCTCCTTACGCATAA
- the bshC gene encoding bacillithiol biosynthesis cysteine-adding enzyme BshC produces the protein MNVVSDSLKSGSALADDYINHFARVQELYEADFREEAAWGSRLKWLDESEETRVGRKELVSCLRKYNKRHNDHQEVHKSLDLLEQTGTLAVVGGQQSGLFTGSLLVVYKALTIILAAKEAQEKLQRPVVPVFWIAGEDHDWDEVNHTYVMTPELEIAKIKMDAAPGPKGPVSNTPVTSEQWRKALDQLAVMLPDSANKPEIVELLHQSAKESDNLSDAFAKLLGRLFGEMGLILLDSADPGLRKLEISVFKRMIEHNDELGQTYQSAAARITGKGYQLQADVSAESANLFYIYQGNRLLLQKQNGNFTDRKGAVRFSKEELYHELESHPERFSNNVLTRPLMQESLLPVLCTVLGQGEISYWAITKDAFPVLGLQIPILLPRMSFTLVSGTLRKYMDHFGLSFQDVQHRYEEKRQNWLNAQADLHIETRFEETREAFAKLYGPLIHELGTIQPGLIPLGEKNMGKILEQVSYLERKTKQALEQQHEAALRRWEHIYVSLFPMGKPQERVYNIFYYINRYGFGWIGEILGSCTRYTAEHQIIEMQ, from the coding sequence ATGAATGTTGTTTCAGATTCGCTGAAGAGCGGCTCGGCTCTCGCAGACGATTATATAAACCACTTTGCGCGCGTACAGGAACTGTATGAAGCGGATTTCCGCGAGGAGGCCGCCTGGGGCAGCCGGCTCAAATGGCTGGATGAGTCCGAAGAAACCCGGGTGGGCAGAAAAGAACTGGTGTCTTGTCTTAGAAAATACAATAAACGCCATAACGACCATCAGGAGGTACATAAATCTCTCGATTTGCTGGAACAGACCGGTACGCTTGCCGTCGTTGGCGGACAACAAAGCGGACTGTTTACCGGTTCGCTGCTTGTCGTCTATAAGGCGCTTACGATCATTCTGGCTGCAAAAGAGGCACAGGAGAAGCTGCAGCGGCCGGTTGTGCCCGTATTTTGGATTGCAGGCGAAGATCATGACTGGGATGAGGTGAACCACACTTATGTCATGACGCCGGAGCTTGAGATCGCCAAAATCAAAATGGATGCGGCACCTGGTCCGAAAGGGCCGGTAAGCAACACCCCGGTTACTTCCGAGCAGTGGCGAAAAGCGCTGGATCAATTGGCGGTCATGCTGCCGGACAGCGCCAACAAGCCGGAAATCGTCGAGCTGCTGCATCAGTCGGCTAAGGAGTCCGACAATTTAAGCGATGCTTTTGCCAAGCTGCTGGGACGTTTGTTTGGGGAAATGGGCCTGATTTTGCTCGATTCGGCGGATCCCGGCTTGCGCAAGCTGGAAATATCCGTGTTCAAGCGGATGATCGAACATAACGACGAACTTGGCCAAACCTATCAATCCGCGGCAGCCCGTATTACGGGTAAAGGCTACCAGCTGCAGGCGGATGTATCGGCAGAAAGCGCCAATCTCTTTTACATTTACCAAGGAAACCGGCTGCTGCTGCAAAAACAGAACGGAAACTTTACGGACCGGAAAGGCGCGGTAAGATTCAGCAAGGAGGAGCTGTACCACGAACTCGAAAGCCACCCGGAACGATTCAGCAATAACGTACTGACGCGGCCGCTTATGCAGGAATCTCTGCTCCCGGTGCTCTGTACCGTGCTGGGCCAGGGTGAAATCTCTTATTGGGCGATTACGAAAGACGCCTTCCCTGTGCTCGGCTTGCAAATACCGATTTTGCTGCCGCGGATGTCTTTTACATTGGTAAGCGGGACGCTGCGGAAGTATATGGATCATTTCGGACTGTCTTTCCAAGACGTCCAGCACCGTTACGAGGAGAAACGCCAGAACTGGTTGAATGCCCAGGCCGATCTTCATATTGAAACCAGATTCGAAGAGACGCGAGAAGCTTTTGCCAAGCTGTACGGGCCGCTTATCCATGAGCTTGGGACGATTCAGCCCGGGTTGATCCCGCTTGGGGAGAAAAACATGGGCAAGATTCTGGAGCAGGTCTCTTATCTGGAACGGAAAACGAAGCAGGCGCTGGAACAGCAGCATGAAGCGGCGCTTCGTAGATGGGAGCATATTTACGTATCCTTGTTCCCCATGGGCAAACCTCAGGAAAGGGTTTATAATATTTTCTACTATATAAATCGTTACGGCTTCGGCTGGATCGGCGAAATCCTGGGAAGCTGTACGCGCTACACGGCAGAACATCAAATTATCGAAATGCAGTAA
- a CDS encoding adenosylhomocysteinase, protein MSTLSLKNSVVKDMALAPEGHLKIDWVEAHMPVLNQIRKQFEAEQPFKGLKVTISLHLEAKTAYLAKVVQAGGAEVTITGSNPLSTQDDVCAALVEDGVTVLAKYNPDPAEYKEFLIRALETKPDLIIDDGGDLVTILHSERPDLLATIRGGAEETTTGIIRLKALEKEGLLKLPMVAVNDAYCKYLFDNRYGTGQSVWDAVNRTTNLVVAGKTAVVIGYGWCGKGVAMRAKGLGAKVIVTEVDPIRAVEAHMDGFEVMPMAEAAKHGDFFVTVTGNRDVIAGEHFDAMKDGAILCNAGHFDVEINKTDLSERAGEIRTVRRNIEEYKLHDGRKLYLLAEGRLVNLGAGDGHPAEIMDMTFALQAMSLKYVNENYKSIGSKVLNVPYEIDQQVARYKLESLGIGIDTFSREQIEYLDSWTGHE, encoded by the coding sequence ATGAGTACACTGTCTTTGAAGAACAGCGTGGTAAAAGATATGGCTTTAGCCCCGGAAGGACATCTGAAGATCGACTGGGTAGAAGCGCATATGCCGGTGCTGAACCAAATCCGCAAGCAATTTGAAGCGGAGCAGCCTTTTAAAGGCCTGAAAGTCACGATTTCGCTCCATTTGGAGGCCAAGACCGCTTATTTGGCAAAGGTCGTTCAGGCAGGCGGGGCTGAAGTGACGATTACGGGCAGCAATCCTCTGTCGACTCAGGATGATGTGTGTGCAGCGCTGGTGGAGGACGGTGTAACGGTACTCGCCAAATACAATCCGGACCCGGCGGAATACAAGGAGTTCCTGATCCGCGCCCTGGAGACCAAACCGGACCTCATCATTGACGACGGCGGCGACCTCGTTACGATTCTGCACTCGGAGCGTCCCGATTTGCTGGCAACGATCCGCGGCGGCGCGGAAGAAACAACGACGGGAATCATCCGTCTGAAGGCGCTCGAGAAAGAAGGGCTGCTCAAACTGCCGATGGTAGCGGTGAATGATGCTTACTGCAAATACCTGTTTGATAACCGTTACGGAACAGGCCAATCGGTGTGGGATGCGGTGAACCGGACCACGAACCTGGTCGTGGCAGGGAAAACGGCTGTCGTCATCGGCTACGGCTGGTGCGGCAAAGGGGTCGCCATGCGCGCGAAAGGGCTCGGAGCGAAAGTGATCGTGACCGAAGTGGATCCGATCCGTGCCGTTGAAGCCCATATGGACGGCTTCGAAGTGATGCCGATGGCCGAAGCTGCGAAGCACGGCGATTTCTTCGTGACTGTAACAGGCAACCGTGACGTTATTGCAGGCGAGCATTTCGATGCGATGAAAGACGGAGCCATTTTATGCAATGCCGGCCATTTTGACGTCGAGATCAACAAAACGGATTTGTCCGAACGCGCAGGGGAGATCCGCACCGTACGCCGCAATATCGAAGAGTACAAGCTGCATGATGGGCGCAAACTCTATCTGCTGGCAGAAGGCCGTTTGGTCAACCTGGGCGCGGGGGACGGGCATCCGGCGGAAATTATGGATATGACGTTTGCGCTTCAGGCAATGTCTCTGAAATACGTGAACGAAAACTATAAGTCGATCGGCAGCAAGGTTTTGAACGTGCCATACGAAATCGATCAGCAGGTGGCCCGCTACAAGCTGGAAAGCCTCGGCATCGGGATCGATACGTTTAGCCGCGAACAGATTGAATATTTGGACAGCTGGACAGGACATGAATAA
- the mraZ gene encoding division/cell wall cluster transcriptional repressor MraZ, giving the protein MFMGEFQHSIDDKGRLIIPAKFRELLGSSFVITRGLDQCLFVYPMQEWSILEQKLKSLPLMKSDARAFTRFFFSGATECEWDKQGRVNLPGNLRQYAKLDKECVVLGVSNRVEIWSKDTWEAYFQQSEGAFNEIAEKLVDFNFEL; this is encoded by the coding sequence ATGTTTATGGGAGAGTTTCAGCACAGCATCGACGATAAAGGCCGCTTGATCATCCCTGCCAAATTCCGTGAGCTTTTGGGCTCTTCCTTTGTGATCACCCGCGGCTTGGACCAGTGCCTTTTTGTTTACCCTATGCAGGAATGGAGCATTCTGGAGCAGAAGCTGAAATCGCTGCCGCTGATGAAATCGGATGCGCGTGCATTTACCCGGTTCTTTTTCTCGGGCGCCACGGAATGCGAATGGGATAAACAGGGAAGGGTAAATTTACCGGGGAATCTCCGGCAATACGCGAAGCTTGACAAGGAATGCGTCGTGCTTGGAGTATCCAATCGCGTAGAAATCTGGAGCAAGGATACTTGGGAGGCTTATTTTCAGCAGTCTGAAGGTGCGTTTAACGAAATTGCTGAAAAGCTGGTTGATTTTAATTTCGAATTGTAA
- the rsmH gene encoding 16S rRNA (cytosine(1402)-N(4))-methyltransferase RsmH has translation MFHHITVLKEEATEGLHIKRDGIYVDCTLGGAGHSSLIASKLGEYGRLIALDQDDWALDHAKEKLASYADKVSLVKTNFRHLEETLKGLAVPMKDGIPQVDGVLFDLGVSSPQFDEGERGFSYNHDAPLDMRMDQSSELTAWHIINEWPEQEIARILFQYGEEKFSRRIAKFIIEHREQAPIQTTGQLVDIIKEGIPAAARRTGGHPAKRSFQALRIAVNDELGAFEEALHQAVRCLAPGGRVSVITFHSLEDRICKQIFNSYVGRCTCPPDFPMCVCGGKGELKLVNRKPIVAGEEELLQNPRARSAKLRVAEKL, from the coding sequence TTGTTTCATCACATCACGGTGCTTAAAGAAGAAGCGACAGAAGGGCTGCACATCAAACGAGACGGCATTTATGTCGACTGTACGCTTGGCGGGGCGGGGCACAGCTCCCTGATCGCATCCAAGCTTGGAGAATATGGCAGGCTGATTGCGCTGGATCAGGACGACTGGGCGTTGGATCATGCCAAGGAGAAACTGGCTTCCTATGCGGACAAGGTTTCGCTCGTCAAAACGAATTTCCGCCATTTGGAGGAAACGCTGAAGGGACTCGCGGTTCCGATGAAGGACGGGATTCCCCAGGTTGACGGCGTATTGTTTGATCTGGGCGTTTCATCGCCGCAATTTGACGAAGGAGAGCGCGGATTCAGCTATAACCATGATGCGCCTCTGGACATGCGGATGGATCAGTCCTCGGAATTGACCGCCTGGCATATCATTAATGAGTGGCCGGAGCAGGAAATCGCGCGGATTTTGTTCCAATACGGGGAGGAGAAGTTCTCCCGGCGCATTGCGAAGTTCATTATCGAACACCGCGAGCAGGCGCCTATTCAAACTACGGGACAGCTTGTCGATATTATCAAAGAAGGCATCCCGGCGGCGGCGCGCAGAACCGGAGGACATCCGGCGAAACGGAGCTTTCAGGCGCTGCGGATTGCCGTCAATGATGAACTCGGCGCTTTTGAAGAGGCGCTTCATCAAGCCGTGCGCTGCTTGGCACCCGGGGGCCGGGTATCGGTCATTACGTTTCATTCGCTTGAAGACCGGATTTGCAAGCAGATTTTCAACAGTTATGTAGGAAGATGCACATGTCCTCCCGACTTTCCAATGTGCGTATGCGGAGGGAAAGGCGAGCTTAAGCTGGTCAACCGGAAACCGATTGTGGCCGGCGAAGAGGAACTTTTGCAGAATCCGCGCGCACGCTCGGCGAAGCTGAGAGTTGCAGAGAAACTATAG